The proteins below come from a single Coprobacter tertius genomic window:
- a CDS encoding leucine-rich repeat domain-containing protein: MKRVLFTVVLLLGSVVLFAQKLNKTEVKNLQSFLQQKSAKGDSNADRLEITSIDSPQTWKGVVWNNGRVQEINWKDKDLAGELNLMGFTRLQKLDCSRNQITAIDVRGCSLLSTLNVSRNKLSNLDLTGCTSLIKLDCYKNRLTDLDLSAPTQIKNLNCSNNLFVELNVSKATTLQSLNVQGCHLESLNVDSCVNLKNLYCGYNKLTNLNLLGTVGLQNLNMDNNEIATMIMSKQPSLQSLFCSDNNMTTLDVLNCDALLDLVCSYNQLTRLNLNGTDNLLFVDCSYNDLTTLDLSNRPMLQRVLCNQNQLNTLDVSFCPNLVYINCKYNQLFNLRTMGDDNLRMIACQWNY; the protein is encoded by the coding sequence ATGAAACGTGTATTGTTTACAGTTGTATTATTGCTGGGAAGCGTAGTTTTGTTTGCACAGAAGTTAAATAAGACAGAAGTTAAAAACTTGCAAAGCTTTTTGCAGCAAAAGTCGGCAAAGGGAGATTCTAATGCTGACAGATTGGAAATTACAAGTATCGATTCGCCGCAAACCTGGAAAGGTGTCGTGTGGAATAATGGCCGGGTTCAAGAAATAAATTGGAAAGATAAAGATTTGGCCGGTGAATTAAATTTAATGGGCTTTACTAGATTGCAGAAACTCGATTGTTCGCGTAATCAAATAACAGCTATCGATGTTAGAGGTTGTTCTTTACTCAGCACTTTAAATGTAAGTCGTAATAAACTTAGTAATCTCGATTTAACAGGATGTACTTCGTTGATTAAACTCGATTGTTATAAAAACAGATTGACAGATCTTGATTTATCTGCTCCTACCCAAATAAAAAATCTGAATTGTTCAAATAATCTCTTTGTAGAATTAAATGTTTCGAAAGCGACGACATTACAGTCGTTAAATGTGCAAGGTTGTCATCTTGAATCTCTGAATGTAGACAGTTGTGTGAATCTGAAAAATTTATATTGTGGTTATAATAAGCTAACTAATCTTAATTTGTTAGGAACTGTCGGTTTACAAAACCTGAATATGGATAATAATGAGATTGCCACTATGATAATGTCTAAACAACCTTCATTACAGTCATTATTTTGCAGTGATAATAATATGACGACTCTCGATGTATTGAATTGTGATGCTTTACTCGATTTGGTTTGCTCATATAATCAGTTGACGCGTCTTAATCTTAACGGCACCGATAATCTTTTATTTGTCGATTGTTCTTATAACGATTTGACAACTCTCGATTTGAGTAATCGTCCTATGTTGCAGCGTGTACTTTGTAATCAGAATCAATTGAATACACTTGATGTATCCTTCTGCCCGAATTTGGTGTATATTAATTGCAAGTATAATCAATTATTCAATTTAAGAACAATGGGAGATGATAATCTTCGTATGATAGCTTGTCAATGGAATTATTGA
- a CDS encoding CvfB family protein has protein sequence MVNIGKYNTLKIVKEVDFGLYLDGEEKGEILLPSRYVPEGYLIGENIDVFVYKDSEDRLIATTEHPYAQVGDFVLLEVKSVNNVGAFLEWGLAKDLLVPFREQKMKMQEGRSYIVYIYLDNVTERIVASAKLEKFLDNTMVRYEPNQEVDLLIVQETELGYKVIINNLHWGMIYHNEIFSEIEKGDRLKGYVKQVREDEKIDVSLQPLGYEKIEGLAGEILKTLKEHEGYLPLCDKTSAQEIGGYFACSKKNFKKAIGYLYKQHLILILEDGIRLI, from the coding sequence ATGGTGAACATCGGTAAATATAATACCCTTAAGATTGTAAAAGAGGTAGATTTTGGACTCTATCTCGATGGAGAAGAGAAAGGTGAGATATTATTACCTTCCCGTTACGTCCCCGAAGGGTATCTGATAGGTGAAAATATAGATGTATTCGTATATAAGGATTCTGAAGATAGATTGATTGCTACAACAGAACACCCTTATGCACAGGTCGGTGATTTTGTTTTACTTGAAGTGAAATCGGTAAATAATGTAGGTGCTTTTCTTGAATGGGGATTGGCAAAAGATTTGTTAGTGCCTTTCCGTGAACAGAAAATGAAAATGCAAGAAGGCCGCTCTTATATTGTTTATATATATCTTGATAATGTTACCGAGAGAATTGTAGCTTCTGCAAAATTGGAGAAGTTTCTCGATAATACGATGGTAAGGTACGAACCGAATCAAGAGGTAGATCTATTAATCGTACAAGAAACAGAACTTGGATATAAAGTTATTATAAACAATCTTCATTGGGGTATGATATACCATAATGAAATATTTAGTGAAATTGAGAAGGGAGATCGGCTTAAAGGGTATGTAAAACAAGTACGTGAAGATGAAAAAATAGATGTTTCGTTACAGCCCTTAGGGTATGAGAAAATTGAGGGTCTTGCAGGAGAAATTCTTAAAACATTGAAAGAGCATGAAGGATATTTACCGTTGTGTGATAAAACGTCTGCCCAAGAAATAGGCGGTTATTTTGCATGTAGCAAAAAGAACTTTAAAAAAGCGATCGGTTATTTATATAAGCAGCATTTAATACTAATATTGGAAGACGGAATACGACTAATCTAA
- a CDS encoding TetR/AcrR family transcriptional regulator, with product MEQSKNKRNRRTRAELEADVFDAVRQLASEKGLAQITFTDIMQRAGIQMSVLLNNYKSMERVLDKYAYFSDYWLHDLFDEEHPTDKAGEDILKSTLKSLAVYLYDNIDMQHLLVWELEADNPTTRRIARSREKHYRTAIEELKRLFEGTDIPVDIIAGLLTAGTYYLILHRRRSTFWGVDYQRKENRERLYTALDYLCGLVFNARKKHDNTIEIARKFKEKGIDTATIAECTDFPVSVIEQL from the coding sequence ATGGAACAATCGAAGAATAAACGCAACCGTCGTACCCGTGCCGAACTGGAAGCGGACGTGTTTGATGCCGTCCGACAGTTGGCAAGTGAGAAAGGACTGGCACAAATCACCTTTACAGACATTATGCAGAGGGCAGGCATTCAAATGTCTGTCCTTCTCAACAATTATAAGAGCATGGAAAGGGTACTGGATAAGTATGCTTATTTTTCCGATTACTGGCTACACGACCTATTCGACGAGGAACATCCCACCGACAAAGCAGGTGAGGATATACTGAAAAGCACTTTGAAATCATTGGCTGTTTATCTCTATGACAACATAGACATGCAGCACCTGTTGGTGTGGGAGCTCGAAGCCGACAATCCGACTACACGTCGTATTGCCCGAAGTCGGGAGAAACACTACCGTACAGCAATAGAGGAATTGAAACGACTGTTCGAGGGTACCGACATCCCGGTCGATATTATAGCCGGACTACTTACTGCCGGAACGTATTATCTGATACTGCACCGTCGCCGTTCAACCTTCTGGGGTGTGGACTACCAGCGTAAGGAGAACCGTGAACGACTGTACACTGCACTCGACTATCTTTGTGGCTTAGTATTTAATGCACGTAAGAAACATGACAATACCATAGAGATTGCCCGCAAATTTAAAGAGAAAGGGATAGACACCGCTACTATTGCCGAGTGTACCGATTTTCCCGTCAGTGTCATCGAGCAGTTATAA
- a CDS encoding META domain-containing protein: MNAKFFIGVSFIMTLTMVGCKSVEEPALTIGEWQVKEFVYDHDTIPLPERSATIQFTDTNTIFGAAGCNRYFGNYDVGDDTISISPLGRTMMFCPDMPFEDKFVKALEETRIYSIKDSILILADKNKNFIIKMKLKGDNPLIGVDLDSHDCNSAAGYTWSNLKGDCIRIFEDGIRMNSVTDKNSTTSAFIIFSADSAQVELFLPDDGRRPLLDRRKLSSGGYSWNEEDDDTYNVREKDGRWIIEQRGIELYRSEK, encoded by the coding sequence ATGAATGCAAAATTTTTTATAGGAGTGTCATTTATAATGACTCTTACAATGGTAGGTTGTAAATCTGTGGAAGAGCCCGCATTGACAATTGGGGAGTGGCAGGTGAAAGAATTTGTATATGATCATGATACGATTCCATTACCGGAAAGATCTGCTACAATTCAGTTTACCGATACAAATACCATATTTGGAGCTGCAGGATGTAACCGTTATTTTGGTAATTATGATGTAGGAGACGATACGATATCAATCAGTCCATTAGGCCGTACGATGATGTTTTGTCCCGATATGCCTTTTGAGGATAAATTTGTAAAAGCACTTGAAGAAACAAGAATATATTCGATAAAAGACAGTATCCTTATTCTTGCCGACAAGAATAAAAACTTTATTATAAAAATGAAGTTGAAAGGTGACAATCCTTTAATCGGAGTAGATTTGGATTCTCACGATTGCAATTCGGCGGCCGGTTATACCTGGTCGAATTTAAAGGGTGATTGTATACGCATATTTGAGGATGGCATCCGTATGAATTCAGTGACTGATAAAAATTCAACGACGTCTGCTTTTATAATTTTTTCGGCAGATTCTGCTCAGGTCGAATTGTTTTTACCGGATGATGGTCGAAGACCATTGCTTGATCGTCGGAAATTGTCTTCGGGTGGGTATTCCTGGAATGAAGAAGACGATGATACTTATAATGTAAGAGAAAAAGACGGCCGGTGGATTATAGAGCAACGGGGAATTGAACTATACCGGTCAGAGAAATAA
- a CDS encoding NAD(P)H-dependent oxidoreductase encodes MPMKRERIMVLLAHPDMERSQGNKALIEAIKDYPQVDVVNLCEENFFDAEEFAEKINMSKAVIFQFPFYWASAPASMKKWIDEIFTPIAKTDIVKGKPLLIVTTTASEAGAYRSGGRNHFTIDELLRPYQLLANHLGMVWQTPLAVCGLSTASVAVSIEEGCKLYREKIEYLISF; translated from the coding sequence ATGCCTATGAAAAGGGAAAGGATTATGGTGCTTTTGGCGCATCCAGATATGGAAAGGTCTCAAGGCAATAAGGCGTTGATAGAGGCTATAAAAGATTATCCTCAGGTAGATGTTGTAAATTTGTGCGAAGAAAATTTTTTTGATGCTGAAGAATTTGCCGAAAAAATAAATATGTCGAAGGCTGTTATATTTCAGTTCCCTTTTTATTGGGCAAGTGCTCCTGCCTCTATGAAAAAATGGATTGATGAAATTTTTACTCCGATTGCTAAAACCGACATAGTAAAAGGAAAACCTTTATTAATTGTGACCACAACTGCTTCGGAAGCCGGGGCTTATCGGTCGGGGGGCCGTAATCACTTTACAATAGATGAATTGTTGCGACCTTACCAATTGCTGGCAAATCACTTGGGAATGGTGTGGCAGACTCCCTTGGCGGTTTGTGGTTTATCTACAGCTTCTGTTGCAGTGAGTATAGAGGAGGGCTGTAAATTATATCGGGAAAAAATAGAATATCTTATATCGTTTTGA
- a CDS encoding NmrA family NAD(P)-binding protein gives MILITDITDCLGREILALLDKNDFKIPVKAIVNEKEAKNSFSVNLNTEFYEGSINDHPFLDKVLKNVDTILVTDSNILFDKRMGYINLVNAARGNKVKRIIFISTVGPDHSECCIIRENRDTEKYIRQSGITYNIVRVNILMERLPFFIGDPIENKVIYYPAGSGRISFVSVKDIAEFLIRILMSPQEENKEYSLSHNVSYSFGDIAEKLSQNYGKPIIYEHIDINLYRDALLQTSLSEQVIDRFCSVAKSIQNNEFDVTDGMLQSLLNPHNGKTIKQNVMDWFKRKDDSTLSLNYKLMTLPEFLSVNNWKAVDA, from the coding sequence ATGATACTTATAACGGATATTACCGATTGTTTAGGCCGGGAGATTTTAGCGTTGCTGGACAAAAATGATTTTAAAATACCGGTAAAGGCTATAGTAAATGAAAAGGAAGCTAAAAATTCTTTTTCCGTAAATTTGAATACCGAATTTTACGAGGGTTCAATCAACGATCATCCTTTTTTAGATAAAGTTCTGAAAAATGTTGATACAATATTGGTAACGGATTCTAATATTCTTTTCGATAAAAGAATGGGATATATCAATCTTGTAAATGCTGCTCGGGGAAATAAAGTAAAACGTATTATTTTTATAAGCACGGTTGGTCCTGATCATAGTGAATGTTGTATAATTCGGGAAAATAGAGATACTGAAAAATACATACGGCAGTCGGGAATTACTTATAATATTGTCCGCGTGAATATTTTAATGGAAAGGCTTCCGTTTTTTATTGGAGATCCTATAGAGAATAAAGTTATTTATTATCCGGCAGGGTCAGGACGTATTAGTTTTGTCTCGGTAAAAGATATAGCTGAGTTTTTAATTCGTATATTAATGTCTCCTCAGGAGGAAAATAAGGAGTACAGCCTTTCTCATAATGTTTCATACTCTTTCGGGGATATTGCAGAAAAGTTATCCCAAAATTATGGTAAACCGATTATTTATGAGCATATCGATATTAATCTTTACCGAGATGCTTTATTACAGACTTCTTTATCGGAGCAAGTGATAGACCGTTTTTGCTCAGTCGCTAAATCGATACAAAACAATGAATTTGATGTTACGGACGGAATGCTGCAAAGTTTGCTTAATCCTCATAATGGGAAAACGATTAAACAAAATGTGATGGATTGGTTTAAACGAAAAGATGATTCGACTTTATCTTTGAACTATAAACTTATGACGTTACCGGAATTTTTATCAGTAAACAATTGGAAAGCTGTTGATGCGTAG
- a CDS encoding copper resistance protein NlpE, producing MKQIIILLLSCFTLFSCVNNVRVNKENDVTDAGIPDKNIIESVSPYSGEYKGILPCADCPGIETTLTLEKDGNFALHLVYIDEKDGIFDEKGTYIVNDSIITLKTNAGEEQYYKVETNKLRRLNADKEVITGQLADNYILVKK from the coding sequence ATGAAACAAATTATTATTTTATTATTATCTTGTTTTACGTTATTTTCCTGTGTAAATAATGTAAGAGTCAATAAAGAAAATGATGTAACTGATGCCGGAATTCCAGATAAAAACATAATTGAAAGTGTGTCTCCTTATTCGGGAGAGTATAAGGGTATTTTGCCCTGTGCCGATTGTCCGGGAATAGAAACAACCCTTACCCTCGAGAAAGACGGTAATTTTGCATTGCATTTGGTTTATATTGATGAAAAGGATGGTATATTCGATGAAAAAGGAACTTATATTGTCAACGATAGTATAATTACGTTGAAAACCAATGCCGGGGAAGAGCAATATTATAAAGTTGAAACAAATAAATTGCGGCGTTTAAATGCCGATAAGGAGGTTATAACCGGACAGTTGGCTGATAATTATATTTTAGTAAAGAAATAA
- a CDS encoding alkaline phosphatase, with translation MKNKMMFLLGVFIFLSIFTGYAAGPKYIFYFIGDGMGFNHIEATRQYCQSQNDGNIKNSLVFLQFPVQSVVTTFSATNRVTDSAAAATALATGTKTYNGAIGLDVDKKPLESVAKKLKKEGMKVGILTSVSVDHATPAGFYANQPNRNMGYEIGIQAAESEFDFFAGSAFTKPINKKDPNDKNVYTALADNGYVVCRGEEEYNRNRDTKKKMVLLSADSLMIDALPYMIDRKPGDTALPFFTAACIEQLSKDNKKGFFMMVEGGEIDWAAHANDGATVVNEVIDFGQAIQVAYEFYKKHPKETLIVITADHETGGCILGNGTMDVNTEYFANQKMSGKNLSAYLKEVKKNNPNISWDEMKQILSAETGLWKTIPVTLKEEAKLMTVFDEMFHGNSKDVRSLYASIDALATQVVALVNKKAHVSWASGNHSASQVPLFAIGVGSDKFSRRLDNTDIPKIILQLKGLK, from the coding sequence ATGAAAAATAAAATGATGTTTTTGCTTGGGGTATTTATATTTCTGAGCATTTTTACAGGCTATGCTGCAGGCCCTAAGTATATTTTTTATTTTATTGGAGACGGAATGGGTTTTAATCATATTGAGGCTACCCGACAATATTGTCAAAGTCAGAATGACGGGAATATAAAGAATTCACTTGTTTTTTTGCAATTTCCGGTGCAGTCTGTCGTTACTACGTTTTCTGCTACCAACAGGGTGACCGATTCGGCAGCAGCAGCAACTGCATTGGCAACCGGTACAAAAACATATAATGGAGCGATTGGCCTTGATGTTGACAAGAAGCCTCTCGAATCAGTCGCAAAGAAATTGAAAAAAGAGGGTATGAAAGTCGGTATACTTACGAGTGTCTCAGTAGATCATGCAACACCGGCAGGTTTTTATGCCAATCAGCCTAACCGTAACATGGGATATGAGATTGGTATTCAGGCTGCTGAGTCGGAATTTGATTTTTTTGCAGGTTCGGCATTTACCAAACCTATAAATAAAAAAGATCCGAATGATAAAAATGTATATACTGCTTTAGCAGATAATGGTTATGTCGTTTGTCGGGGAGAAGAAGAATATAATCGAAATAGAGATACAAAGAAAAAAATGGTATTGTTGTCGGCTGATTCTCTTATGATCGATGCACTTCCTTATATGATCGATCGTAAACCCGGTGATACCGCTTTACCTTTTTTTACTGCAGCTTGCATCGAACAACTTTCAAAAGATAATAAAAAAGGATTCTTTATGATGGTGGAAGGTGGAGAAATCGATTGGGCAGCTCATGCAAATGATGGTGCTACTGTTGTAAATGAGGTGATTGACTTTGGTCAGGCAATACAGGTTGCTTATGAGTTTTATAAGAAACATCCTAAAGAAACACTCATTGTTATTACTGCTGATCATGAAACGGGTGGCTGTATCCTCGGGAATGGGACTATGGACGTAAATACAGAGTATTTTGCAAATCAGAAGATGTCGGGTAAGAATCTTTCTGCATATTTGAAAGAAGTTAAGAAAAACAATCCGAATATCAGTTGGGATGAAATGAAGCAGATATTGAGTGCTGAAACCGGATTATGGAAAACAATACCGGTAACACTTAAAGAAGAAGCAAAACTGATGACCGTTTTTGATGAAATGTTTCATGGAAATTCTAAAGATGTCAGATCGCTTTATGCCAGTATCGATGCTTTGGCTACTCAAGTTGTTGCATTGGTAAATAAAAAAGCCCATGTAAGCTGGGCTTCGGGGAATCATTCGGCAAGTCAGGTACCTTTGTTTGCTATTGGGGTGGGATCGGATAAATTCAGTCGTAGACTGGATAATACTGATATACCTAAAATTATATTACAACTTAAAGGTCTTAAATAA
- a CDS encoding M13 family metallopeptidase yields the protein MKRLLILSLMAGLFVVTGCHNKNVTVKNDSLDLSNLDTTVSCGSDFYQYACGGWMKKNPLKPEYSRFGSFDQLRENNKEQLKDLIMELGKKKFDQGSIAQKVSDLYNLGLDSVRLNSESIAPLAAQIKDVLEAKDKKAFSIKIANLQKQGASPFFSLFVGADDKNSSENIVSLYQSGINMGDRDYYLLNDSDNLKIRNAYEKYVEKIFVLAGYKSEDAGKAAKSVLKTETKLANVFYTREKLRDPQINYNKMPFNKFAALTPAIDWNAYFEAMGVKTPSEINPMQLGFIKGMNSVISGLSPEEMQNYLVFHLLDAASPYMSDDFVSASFDFYGKTMSGKQEQQPRWKRSLEITSNALPEAVGEMYVDKFFPPEAKERMVKLVKNLQVALGQHIDSLEWMTSETKAKAKEKLDAVYIKIGYPDKWRDYSGLTIDKSDSYWENICRANEFEYNYMLDKIGKPVDKTEWGMSPQTVNAYYSPNTNEICFPAGILQPPFFYFDADDAVNYGAIGVVIGHEMTHGFDDQGRQYDKDGNLKDWWTAEDARQFNLRADKLADQYSSIIVVDTVHANGRFTLGENIADQGGLRVAYTAFKNAQKNNTEKIDGFTPDQRFYLAYAALWAMNIRDAEILRLTKIDPHSLGKWRVDMALKNIDTFYKAFDITPGDAMYLDPEKRVVIW from the coding sequence ATGAAACGATTATTGATTTTATCATTAATGGCAGGATTGTTTGTTGTAACAGGATGCCATAATAAAAATGTTACAGTGAAAAACGATAGTTTAGATTTGTCGAATCTCGATACGACAGTATCGTGCGGCAGTGATTTTTATCAATATGCCTGTGGAGGTTGGATGAAAAAAAATCCTTTAAAACCAGAATACAGCCGGTTTGGTTCATTCGATCAGTTACGGGAAAATAATAAGGAACAGCTAAAGGACCTGATTATGGAACTGGGGAAGAAGAAATTCGATCAGGGAAGTATAGCTCAAAAGGTTTCCGATTTGTATAACCTCGGACTCGATAGTGTTCGACTGAATTCGGAATCAATTGCTCCATTGGCTGCTCAAATAAAAGATGTATTGGAGGCGAAGGATAAAAAAGCGTTTAGTATCAAGATTGCAAATTTGCAAAAGCAGGGAGCATCACCTTTCTTTTCTTTATTTGTAGGAGCAGATGATAAAAACAGCTCAGAAAATATTGTGAGCCTTTATCAAAGCGGTATAAATATGGGAGATAGAGATTATTATTTATTAAATGATTCTGATAATCTTAAAATTAGAAATGCATACGAAAAATATGTAGAAAAGATATTTGTTTTAGCCGGTTATAAATCGGAAGATGCTGGAAAAGCAGCTAAATCGGTGTTGAAAACAGAGACTAAATTAGCGAATGTTTTTTATACGAGAGAAAAGCTACGGGATCCGCAGATAAATTATAATAAAATGCCTTTCAATAAATTTGCGGCGTTAACTCCGGCAATAGACTGGAATGCTTATTTTGAGGCTATGGGTGTGAAAACACCTTCCGAAATAAATCCTATGCAATTAGGTTTTATAAAAGGAATGAATTCTGTGATTTCTGGGCTTTCCCCTGAAGAAATGCAAAATTATCTGGTTTTTCATCTTTTAGATGCTGCATCGCCTTACATGAGTGACGATTTTGTTTCGGCCTCTTTTGATTTTTATGGAAAAACAATGTCAGGAAAACAAGAGCAGCAGCCCAGATGGAAACGATCCCTTGAAATAACAAGTAATGCCTTACCAGAAGCTGTAGGAGAAATGTATGTTGATAAATTTTTCCCTCCTGAAGCCAAAGAAAGAATGGTAAAATTGGTGAAAAATTTACAAGTTGCATTAGGTCAACATATCGATAGCTTGGAATGGATGACCTCAGAAACAAAAGCTAAAGCAAAAGAAAAGTTAGATGCGGTATATATTAAAATCGGTTATCCTGATAAATGGCGTGATTATTCGGGTTTGACTATCGATAAATCTGATTCATACTGGGAAAATATCTGCCGGGCAAATGAATTTGAATATAATTATATGCTTGATAAGATCGGTAAACCTGTAGATAAGACTGAATGGGGTATGAGTCCGCAAACGGTAAATGCTTATTATAGCCCGAATACAAATGAGATTTGCTTCCCAGCCGGGATTTTACAGCCTCCATTTTTTTATTTCGATGCTGATGATGCCGTTAATTATGGTGCTATCGGGGTGGTAATAGGACATGAAATGACACATGGATTCGATGATCAGGGAAGACAATATGACAAAGACGGGAATCTAAAAGATTGGTGGACAGCCGAAGATGCACGACAGTTTAATCTCAGAGCCGATAAACTTGCCGATCAGTACAGTAGTATTATAGTCGTGGATACCGTACACGCAAATGGCCGTTTCACATTAGGTGAAAATATTGCCGATCAAGGTGGATTGAGAGTGGCATACACAGCTTTTAAAAATGCACAAAAAAATAATACAGAAAAAATAGATGGATTTACTCCCGATCAGCGTTTCTATTTAGCCTATGCAGCTTTATGGGCTATGAATATACGTGATGCCGAAATTCTACGTTTAACAAAGATAGATCCTCATTCGTTGGGTAAATGGAGAGTTGATATGGCTCTGAAGAATATCGATACATTTTATAAAGCATTTGATATTACTCCCGGTGATGCTATGTATCTCGATCCCGAGAAACGAGTTGTGATTTGGTGA
- a CDS encoding ABC-F family ATP-binding cassette domain-containing protein, protein MISVEGLTVEFGGNPLFDDITYVVNKKDRIALVGKNGAGKSTMLKIIAGLQQPSSGVVNYPKDLSIGYLPQQMQLADSRTVMHEAEQAFAHIFEMQSRIDSMNAELLVRTDYDSDDYQDLIERLTNATEQLHLMGAGNYQAEIEKTLMGLGFSRNDFDRPTSEFSGGWRMRIELAKLLLQRPDVLLLDEPTNHLDIESIQWLENFLSTRANAVMLVSHDRAFIDAVTTRTIEISLGKIYDYRVNYSRYVQLRAERLEQQQRAYENQQKQIQDTEAFIDRFRYKATKAVQVQSRIKQLDKIERIEVDEMDNSRLNLKFPPAPRSGDYPVITEGLGKSYGDHTVFSGADITIKRGEKVALVGKNGEGKSTFVKCIMGEIDFSGHLKIGHNVKIGYFAQNQAQLLNEDLTVFDTIDRVAVGDIRTKIRDILGAFMFGGEASDKKVKVLSGGEKTRLSMIRLLLEPVNLLILDEPTNHLDMRTKDILKQAIKDFDGTVIVVSHDREFLDGLVTKVYEFGGGVIKEHLGGIYDFLQKKKINNLREIEKNISVAKHKEGESIVGKDNKLTYEERKEQQRQIKRLERSIEENENRIEILENKIKELEEKLSTPEGASDTRLYEEHGMMKKELDEAMNLWTSFTIELEEKRSLNENLN, encoded by the coding sequence ATGATTTCAGTAGAAGGGCTTACTGTCGAGTTTGGTGGTAATCCGTTATTCGATGATATAACATATGTAGTGAATAAAAAAGACCGTATCGCTTTGGTTGGTAAAAATGGTGCGGGTAAATCTACGATGTTAAAAATTATTGCAGGATTACAGCAGCCTTCTTCGGGAGTCGTAAATTATCCGAAGGATCTTTCTATCGGTTATTTGCCGCAGCAAATGCAGTTGGCAGATAGTCGTACGGTTATGCACGAAGCAGAACAGGCTTTTGCGCATATTTTCGAAATGCAATCCCGTATCGATAGCATGAATGCTGAATTGTTAGTGCGTACCGATTATGATTCGGATGATTATCAGGATCTTATTGAAAGGTTGACAAATGCAACCGAACAACTGCATTTAATGGGTGCCGGTAATTATCAGGCCGAGATTGAGAAAACGCTAATGGGATTAGGTTTTTCGAGAAACGATTTCGATCGACCCACTTCAGAATTTAGTGGAGGATGGAGAATGCGTATCGAATTAGCTAAATTATTGTTACAACGTCCGGATGTGCTTTTACTTGATGAGCCGACTAACCATTTGGATATAGAATCGATACAATGGTTGGAGAATTTTTTATCTACACGTGCAAATGCAGTAATGTTGGTATCACACGACCGAGCTTTTATCGATGCCGTAACGACTCGTACCATCGAAATTTCATTGGGTAAAATTTATGATTACCGAGTGAATTATTCCCGCTATGTTCAATTGCGTGCAGAACGTCTTGAGCAGCAGCAGCGGGCTTATGAAAATCAGCAAAAACAGATACAGGATACAGAGGCTTTTATCGACCGTTTCAGGTATAAAGCGACTAAGGCGGTTCAAGTGCAGTCGCGTATAAAACAGTTAGATAAAATTGAGCGTATCGAAGTAGATGAAATGGATAACTCCCGATTAAATCTCAAGTTTCCTCCAGCACCTCGTTCTGGAGATTATCCAGTTATAACAGAGGGACTTGGAAAGAGTTATGGAGATCATACTGTTTTTTCAGGAGCCGATATTACAATAAAAAGAGGAGAGAAAGTGGCATTGGTAGGAAAGAACGGTGAAGGAAAATCTACTTTTGTTAAATGTATTATGGGGGAAATTGATTTTTCGGGTCATTTAAAAATCGGCCATAATGTAAAGATTGGTTATTTCGCTCAAAATCAAGCTCAACTTCTGAATGAAGATTTAACGGTTTTTGATACGATAGACCGGGTAGCAGTAGGAGATATCCGTACTAAAATACGAGATATTCTGGGAGCTTTCATGTTTGGCGGAGAAGCTTCGGATAAGAAAGTAAAAGTACTTTCCGGTGGAGAAAAAACGAGATTGTCGATGATTAGATTATTACTCGAGCCCGTTAATCTTCTTATACTCGATGAACCTACTAATCATCTTGATATGCGTACGAAGGATATTTTAAAACAGGCTATTAAAGATTTTGACGGAACGGTTATAGTCGTATCTCATGACAGGGAATTTTTAGATGGCTTGGTTACAAAAGTATATGAATTTGGAGGAGGCGTTATTAAGGAACATTTGGGAGGTATTTATGATTTTTTGCAAAAGAAAAAAATTAATAACTTGCGTGAGATTGAAAAAAATATTTCTGTAGCGAAACACAAAGAAGGAGAGTCTATTGTAGGAAAAGATAATAAACTTACCTACGAAGAACGAAAAGAACAACAAAGACAGATAAAACGGCTCGAAAGGTCGATAGAGGAAAATGAAAATAGAATAGAGATTCTCGAAAATAAAATAAAAGAATTGGAAGAAAAATTATCTACTCCCGAAGGAGCTTCAGATACAAGATTGTACGAAGAACACGGTATGATGAAGAAAGAACTTGATGAGGCAATGAATTTGTGGACATCTTTTACAATTGAACTTGAAGAAAAGCGCTCGTTAAACGAAAATTTAAATTAA